In Oceanobacillus sp. FSL K6-2867, one DNA window encodes the following:
- a CDS encoding S8 family serine peptidase, giving the protein MRTKKKRQIKTFSIAATFLMAFSLIAPGVTLAESQSKPHYSLNDSNKVAEAKVSERLLTGFKDDEKQTFLVKFNETAEVEKAASEAKSTAAKANLSAQKVEHISRSAVISELKATALSSQQNVKAYLEQEIENGNAENIKTYHIVNGIAVTATKKVAEKIATFTEVEKILPNETRELYTTVTKDAETPKSEIANVEWNVERVGAPAVWDMGFDGSGVVVASIDTGVQWDHPGLQNKYRGYNAATGDADHTYSWYDATANEEVPYDDEGHGTHVTGTMVGSEPDGSNQVGVAPGAQWIAVKAFTAAGGTDVDLLDAAEWILAPNGDASMAPDVVNNSWGGGPGLDEWYRDVVVAWRAAEIFPEFSAGNTTLFNPGGPGSIATPANYPESFATGATDVNDALANFSLQGPSPYEGDIKPDISAPGVNIRSTVPGSGYEGGWNGTSMAGPAVSAVAALLIQADTSLSVDELEEILMQTTTPLTDGTFQDSPNMGYGYGLVNAYDAVSSVVTGLGSLEGQVAKEGEDTEAPTFEHEGPSETYAGMNLDLAINVSDNISVASVEVVYGDGESVEASRVSGDYKSGEYAATIPGEAITGDSFTYQIVINDFGNNEVTSDNYEVAVLPGITVGYAADFETAPAGWTTFGDNSSWERGVPSSGPEEAASGEYVYATNPEGTYNNNENGTLMMPPIDLPDGDSYLQFNQWYNIENNWDFGHVFISTDQEEWTQLARITNTSDGWEAAEIDLSEYSGDRVYIAFNLTTDGSVQRDGWYIDDVTLADTSNSSSASLEVVPAKGKAAGKAKTDKDSLKKEKVNPNKIKPKKSKKKSAGIEDESIHPTLLPLGAQVSVLESGRTVNTDPATGNYSLLHGAGDFTVVAEAYGFHSEEQSVTIENDNTATANFTLEEIDQHTVSGTITDENTGEAVEGATVLIVEDANIAPVETDSSGSYTLAAYEGTYTLKVLAAGYHGKEVEVDLSESDAEINVELEPFYTVPGGEIGYDDGTAENARAFYDAGNGWGVKMSLPEGQETALVTEGVFQFHDTDWPSPGGTEFAVEVWDASGPDGTPGERIAGPVDAEAIRSLDEWTVVDLSEHAIQVDGDFYMVYIQTGANPNVPGLATDESGPNAERSYQYVGGAWSPSPAAEGNYMIRARVAYGVENPVITSPEEDFITNEPELTVEGTASETTTVQLLNNGEEAGTAEIGEDGTFALPIELTEGENEFQAVSLLDDVQVGESEAITVTLDTEAPELTIDTPADGDKVNRESVTVEGTVADENLEFVEVNGQEASVKDGSYSKRILLDEGENTIEVAAGDSAGNTTTESVPIAVDFTAPELENLTPTEDVHVKAGESVKFEFDSEPGLKATYFIHMPLTNTTKNATELPMMETAEGHYEGYWTATSSVVAEGAVIEVKVVDAFGNETREQAEGKLFINAE; this is encoded by the coding sequence TTGAGAACAAAGAAAAAGCGGCAGATAAAGACTTTCAGTATTGCAGCAACTTTTTTAATGGCATTTTCTTTAATTGCACCTGGTGTGACTTTAGCTGAGTCACAAAGCAAACCGCATTATTCGCTAAATGATTCCAATAAGGTTGCAGAAGCAAAGGTAAGTGAACGGCTGTTAACAGGATTTAAAGATGATGAAAAACAGACGTTTCTTGTGAAATTCAATGAAACGGCAGAAGTAGAAAAAGCTGCTTCCGAAGCGAAATCTACTGCTGCGAAAGCAAATCTATCTGCACAGAAAGTAGAGCACATTAGCCGATCAGCAGTGATTTCTGAGTTGAAAGCAACTGCACTCAGTTCACAGCAAAATGTAAAAGCTTATCTAGAGCAGGAAATAGAGAATGGTAACGCAGAGAATATTAAGACGTATCATATTGTTAATGGAATAGCAGTTACAGCGACAAAGAAAGTTGCAGAGAAAATAGCAACATTTACAGAAGTAGAAAAAATCCTTCCAAATGAAACGCGAGAGCTGTATACGACCGTTACAAAGGATGCAGAGACACCTAAATCTGAAATTGCAAACGTGGAGTGGAATGTCGAGCGTGTTGGTGCTCCAGCAGTTTGGGATATGGGATTTGATGGAAGTGGTGTTGTTGTAGCTAGTATCGATACGGGCGTACAGTGGGATCACCCTGGGTTACAGAATAAGTATCGAGGTTATAATGCTGCAACGGGTGATGCAGACCATACGTACAGCTGGTACGATGCTACAGCAAATGAAGAAGTTCCCTATGATGATGAAGGGCATGGTACACATGTAACTGGAACAATGGTAGGCAGTGAGCCAGATGGATCCAATCAGGTAGGTGTTGCGCCAGGTGCACAGTGGATTGCTGTTAAAGCATTTACGGCAGCAGGCGGAACCGATGTCGATTTACTGGATGCAGCAGAATGGATTTTAGCTCCAAACGGAGATGCAAGTATGGCTCCTGATGTTGTCAATAACTCTTGGGGTGGTGGACCAGGTCTTGATGAATGGTATCGTGATGTGGTTGTTGCTTGGAGAGCTGCTGAAATTTTTCCAGAGTTTTCTGCAGGGAATACAACATTATTTAACCCTGGTGGTCCAGGATCAATTGCAACGCCAGCAAACTATCCTGAATCATTTGCAACAGGAGCGACAGACGTAAATGATGCTTTAGCAAACTTTTCATTACAAGGTCCTTCACCATATGAAGGTGATATAAAACCGGATATTTCTGCTCCTGGTGTTAATATACGTTCAACTGTTCCAGGCAGTGGATATGAAGGTGGCTGGAATGGAACCTCGATGGCAGGTCCGGCTGTATCTGCAGTCGCAGCTTTATTAATTCAGGCAGATACGAGCTTGTCAGTGGACGAGCTAGAAGAAATTCTAATGCAAACCACAACACCATTAACTGACGGCACATTTCAAGACTCACCAAATATGGGGTATGGCTATGGTTTAGTTAATGCGTATGATGCTGTGTCCTCAGTCGTAACTGGACTTGGATCGTTGGAAGGACAAGTTGCGAAAGAGGGTGAAGACACAGAAGCACCGACTTTTGAACACGAGGGACCAAGTGAAACATATGCAGGAATGAATTTAGATCTTGCAATTAATGTTTCCGATAATATTAGTGTTGCATCAGTTGAAGTGGTGTATGGTGATGGAGAATCTGTAGAAGCGAGTCGTGTCTCAGGTGACTATAAATCTGGAGAATATGCAGCGACTATTCCCGGAGAAGCAATTACTGGTGATTCGTTTACCTATCAGATAGTCATAAATGACTTCGGTAATAACGAAGTAACAAGTGATAACTATGAGGTAGCGGTTTTGCCAGGAATTACAGTAGGTTATGCTGCAGATTTTGAAACAGCTCCAGCAGGCTGGACGACTTTTGGAGACAATAGCAGCTGGGAAAGAGGTGTACCGTCTTCAGGACCCGAAGAAGCTGCTTCTGGAGAGTATGTATATGCAACGAACCCAGAAGGAACTTATAACAATAACGAAAATGGAACACTAATGATGCCGCCGATTGATTTGCCAGATGGAGATTCCTATCTTCAATTTAATCAATGGTATAATATTGAAAATAACTGGGATTTTGGACATGTATTTATTTCCACTGATCAGGAAGAATGGACACAATTAGCACGTATTACCAATACTTCTGATGGGTGGGAAGCTGCTGAAATTGATCTGTCCGAATATAGTGGCGATCGTGTCTATATTGCGTTTAATCTTACGACGGATGGCAGTGTGCAGCGAGACGGCTGGTATATTGATGATGTCACATTAGCTGATACATCAAACAGCAGCAGTGCATCACTCGAAGTTGTTCCCGCTAAAGGAAAAGCGGCAGGTAAGGCAAAAACAGATAAAGATTCATTGAAAAAAGAAAAGGTAAATCCGAATAAAATAAAACCAAAAAAATCAAAGAAAAAAAGTGCAGGGATTGAAGATGAATCGATTCATCCGACATTGCTTCCATTAGGAGCACAAGTAAGTGTGCTTGAGAGTGGGCGCACAGTCAACACCGATCCCGCAACTGGAAACTATTCACTGCTTCATGGAGCTGGTGATTTCACAGTGGTTGCCGAAGCATATGGTTTTCATTCGGAGGAACAATCCGTAACAATTGAGAATGACAATACAGCCACAGCAAACTTTACCTTGGAAGAAATTGATCAACACACGGTCAGCGGTACAATCACGGATGAAAACACTGGAGAAGCAGTGGAAGGGGCAACCGTTCTGATAGTTGAGGATGCAAATATTGCTCCGGTAGAAACAGACAGTTCAGGCAGCTATACACTTGCTGCGTATGAAGGCACCTATACGTTAAAAGTCTTAGCTGCTGGATATCACGGAAAAGAAGTTGAAGTTGACCTTAGTGAATCAGATGCAGAAATCAATGTAGAACTAGAGCCATTTTATACTGTTCCAGGTGGAGAAATTGGCTATGATGATGGAACTGCAGAGAATGCCCGTGCCTTTTATGATGCAGGAAATGGCTGGGGTGTGAAAATGTCATTGCCTGAAGGTCAAGAAACTGCACTTGTTACAGAAGGTGTATTCCAATTCCATGATACGGATTGGCCAAGCCCAGGTGGAACAGAATTTGCAGTTGAAGTATGGGATGCCAGCGGACCAGATGGAACACCAGGTGAAAGAATAGCCGGACCAGTAGATGCTGAAGCAATTAGAAGTCTGGATGAATGGACAGTAGTTGATTTATCTGAACATGCAATCCAGGTTGATGGCGATTTCTATATGGTTTATATTCAAACTGGAGCAAATCCAAATGTACCAGGGCTTGCTACCGATGAAAGTGGACCAAATGCAGAGCGCAGCTATCAATATGTTGGCGGAGCATGGTCACCATCTCCTGCTGCAGAAGGAAACTATATGATTCGTGCGCGTGTAGCATATGGTGTAGAAAACCCAGTTATTACCTCACCAGAGGAAGATTTCATTACAAATGAACCCGAATTAACAGTGGAAGGTACTGCTTCTGAAACAACCACCGTTCAATTGCTGAATAATGGGGAAGAAGCAGGCACTGCTGAAATTGGTGAAGACGGTACGTTCGCTTTGCCGATAGAATTAACGGAGGGTGAAAATGAATTCCAAGCAGTATCATTGCTTGATGATGTCCAAGTTGGAGAATCCGAAGCCATTACCGTAACTTTGGATACAGAAGCACCTGAATTAACAATTGATACGCCGGCTGATGGCGATAAGGTGAATCGTGAAAGTGTAACAGTAGAAGGAACGGTAGCTGATGAAAATCTTGAATTTGTTGAAGTGAATGGTCAGGAAGCGTCGGTTAAGGATGGAAGCTATTCGAAGCGAATTTTACTTGATGAAGGTGAAAACACAATCGAAGTTGCAGCAGGAGATTCAGCTGGAAATACAACAACTGAGTCCGTTCCAATTGCGGTTGACTTTACAGCTCCTGAACTTGAAAATCTAACGCCGACAGAAGATGTCCATGTCAAAGCTGGTGAGAGCGTGAAGTTTGAATTTGATAGTGAGCCAGGATTAAAAGCAACATATTTTATCCATATGCCACTAACAAATACAACGAAAAATGCAACAGAGCTTCCAATGATGGAAACTGCTGAAGGACATTATGAAGGCTACTGGACAGCAACAAGCAGTGTTGTTGCTGAAGGAGCAGTCATAGAAGTAAAAGTAGTAGACGCTTTTGGTAATGAAACACGCGAACAAGCAGAAGGAAAGTTATTTATTAATGCAGAATAA
- a CDS encoding cell wall hydrolase, whose translation MARIAYRDADVDLMARMMRAEAEGEGKQGMLYVGNVIVNRVVADCTDFADLRNVEDVIFHVQGGNYSFEAVQKGNMFYQRARESERRLAEQNLRFWRDHPAKFALWYFNPYAPCPPTWYGQPFSGQFKLHCFYEPAAGTCESVYIG comes from the coding sequence ATGGCAAGAATTGCTTACCGGGATGCAGACGTTGACTTAATGGCAAGGATGATGAGAGCAGAGGCTGAAGGTGAAGGAAAGCAAGGGATGCTCTATGTAGGTAATGTCATTGTTAACCGTGTTGTAGCAGATTGTACGGATTTTGCTGATTTGCGAAACGTTGAAGATGTTATTTTTCATGTGCAAGGCGGAAATTATTCATTTGAAGCTGTTCAAAAAGGGAATATGTTTTATCAGCGAGCAAGAGAATCAGAAAGGAGATTAGCCGAACAGAATTTAAGGTTTTGGAGAGACCATCCGGCAAAATTTGCACTTTGGTATTTCAATCCATATGCTCCATGTCCACCAACATGGTATGGCCAGCCTTTTTCTGGACAGTTTAAACTCCATTGTTTTTATGAGCCAGCAGCTGGTACATGTGAGAGTGTATACATCGGTTGA
- a CDS encoding ECF transporter S component, with product MRNNSKQSSNLLKLIILALLGTISLLLFFLNFPLPFLPPYLKIDFSDVPALMASLIFSPLAGVVVVAVKNLLYLAVSGAGDPIGVAANFLAGVMFVGPVSILYHKYKGVKSVVSGLVTGTLIMAVGMSVLNYFVILPAYGWFMGWGEMTMQVKWTAVLAGVLPFNIIKGIIVALLFVPLFIKMHSWIKQQQAKFI from the coding sequence ATGCGTAACAATAGCAAGCAATCATCAAATTTATTAAAACTTATTATTTTAGCTTTACTAGGGACAATTTCACTTTTGTTATTTTTCTTGAATTTCCCACTGCCATTTTTACCACCTTATTTAAAAATTGATTTTAGTGATGTGCCAGCATTAATGGCTTCACTTATTTTCTCACCACTTGCCGGTGTAGTTGTTGTAGCAGTGAAAAATTTACTTTATTTAGCGGTTTCAGGTGCAGGAGATCCAATTGGTGTTGCAGCGAACTTCCTTGCAGGAGTTATGTTTGTTGGACCGGTTTCCATTCTGTATCATAAATATAAAGGTGTTAAAAGTGTTGTTTCTGGATTAGTTACAGGGACATTAATTATGGCAGTCGGAATGAGTGTATTAAATTACTTTGTCATTCTTCCTGCATATGGTTGGTTTATGGGATGGGGCGAAATGACAATGCAAGTAAAGTGGACCGCCGTTCTAGCAGGTGTGCTGCCATTTAACATCATAAAAGGTATTATCGTCGCACTATTATTTGTACCATTATTTATAAAAATGCATAGCTGGATTAAACAGCAGCAAGCAAAATTTATATAA